In Caretta caretta isolate rCarCar2 chromosome 4, rCarCar1.hap1, whole genome shotgun sequence, one genomic interval encodes:
- the HS3ST1 gene encoding heparan sulfate glucosamine 3-O-sulfotransferase 1, which produces MAALLLGTLLLIVQPHIVPSRPAVISKVEATSQSVEKELLKKTILKNDFKRNIHFNGSCQQLPQTIIIGVRKGGTRALLEMLSLHPDIAVAESEVHFFDWEDHYGNGFQWYMNQMPFSYPHQITVEKTPAYFTSPKVPERVYNMNQSIRLLLILRDPSERVLSDYTQVFYNHVQKHKPYPSIEEFLIKDGELNVDYKAINRSLYYFHMQNWLKYFPLDRIHIVDGDKLIKDPFPEIEKVERFLRLSPQINASNFYFNKTKGFYCLRDSGRERCLHESKGRAHPHVDSHLLDKLHEYFHEPNRKFFELVGRTFDWH; this is translated from the coding sequence ATGGCAGCTCTTCTACTAGGAACTTTGCTGCTTATTGTTCAACCTCATATAGTGCCTTCCAGACCAGCTGTAATTTCTAAGGTTGAGGCCACTTCTCAATCTGTTGAgaaagagcttttaaaaaaaacaattctcAAAAATGACTTCAAAAGAAACATTCATTTTAACGGATCTTGCCAGCAGCTACCACAAACTATCATTATTGGAGTAAGAAAAGGTGGAACAAGAGCCTTATTAGAGATGTTAAGTCTCCATCCAGATATTGCAGTGGCAGAAAGTGAAGTCCATTTCTTTGACTGGGAGGATCATTATGGAAATGGATTTCAGTGGTATATGAATCAAATGCCATTCTCTTATCCCCATCAGATCACAGTGGAAAAAACCCCAGCCTATTTCACATCACCCAAAGTGCCTGAAAGAGTTTATAACATGAACCAGTCAATAAGACTACTCCTTATTTTAAGAGACCCAAGTGAGAGAGTACTATCTGATTACACCCAAGTGTTTTATAATCATGTACAAAAGCACAAGCCGTATCCATCCATTGAAGAATTCCTGATTAAAGATGGTGAACTCAACGTGGACTACAAGGCAATAAACAGAAGCTTATATTACTTTCacatgcaaaactggttgaagtATTTTCCTCTTGATCGCATTCACATTGTAGATGGGGATAAATTAATCAAAGATCCTTTCCCAGAAATAGAGAAGGTAGAGAGGTTTCTAAGGTTGTCACCTCAAATAAATGCTTCAAACTTTTACTTCAATAAAACGAAAGGCTTCTATTGCCTAAGGGATAGTGGTAGGGAAcgttgtttacatgagtcaaaAGGAAGAGCACACCCTCATGTAGATTCTCATTTACTTGATAAACTGCATGAATATTTTCATGAACCTAATAGGAAATTCTTTGAGCTTGTTGGCAGAACATTTGACTGGCACTAA